The Streptomyces sp. NBC_00162 genome window below encodes:
- a CDS encoding acyl-CoA carboxylase subunit beta, whose protein sequence is MTVADVSVRVAELGAIKESVELGPSASASEAQHARGKLTVRERLDLLFDPGTFREIEQLRRHRATGFGLEDRRPHTDGVVTGWGKVDGRRVFVYAHDFRIFGGSLGEAHAQKIHKVMDLAVAAGAPLVSLSDGAGARIQEGVTALAGYGGIFRRNVAASGVIPQISVMLGPCAGGATYSPALTDYVFMVRDIAQMYITGPDVVQAVTGEKISHNDLGGAQVHSSVSGASAFLYDTEEECLEEVRHLLSLLPSNNRELPPAVAATDPADRSCEALSQLVPADPNRSYDMRAVIEEIVDDGDLFEVHANWATNIICGLARLDGHVVGIVANQPASLAGVLDINASEKAARFVQTCDAFSVPLVTLVDVPGFLPGSDQEHSGVIRHGAKLLYAYCAATVPRVQMILRKAYGGAYIVMDSRSIGADLSFAWPTNEIAVMGAEGAANVVFRREIAAADDPEAARAQRVKQYRQELMHPYYAAERGLVDDVIDPATTRQVLVDALEALRAKHVPLPERKHGNPPF, encoded by the coding sequence ATGACAGTTGCCGATGTCAGTGTCCGAGTGGCCGAACTGGGAGCGATCAAGGAGTCCGTCGAGCTGGGCCCGTCCGCGAGCGCCTCCGAGGCGCAGCACGCCCGCGGCAAGCTGACCGTGCGCGAGCGGCTGGACCTGCTGTTCGATCCGGGCACCTTCCGGGAGATAGAGCAGCTGCGCCGGCACCGGGCGACGGGATTCGGCCTGGAGGACCGCAGGCCGCACACCGACGGGGTGGTGACCGGCTGGGGCAAGGTCGACGGCCGCCGGGTGTTCGTGTACGCGCACGACTTCCGGATCTTCGGCGGCTCGCTCGGCGAGGCGCACGCGCAGAAGATCCACAAGGTGATGGACCTCGCGGTGGCGGCGGGCGCCCCGCTGGTATCGCTGAGCGACGGCGCGGGGGCCCGTATCCAGGAGGGCGTCACCGCGCTCGCCGGGTACGGCGGCATCTTCCGCCGCAACGTGGCCGCGTCCGGGGTGATCCCGCAGATCAGCGTGATGCTCGGACCGTGCGCGGGCGGGGCCACGTACTCCCCCGCCCTGACGGACTACGTGTTCATGGTGCGCGACATCGCGCAGATGTACATCACCGGCCCCGACGTGGTGCAGGCGGTGACCGGCGAGAAGATCAGCCACAACGATCTGGGCGGCGCGCAGGTCCACTCCTCGGTCTCCGGCGCGAGCGCGTTCCTGTACGACACCGAGGAGGAGTGCCTGGAGGAGGTGCGCCACCTGCTGTCGCTGCTGCCGTCCAACAACCGCGAGCTGCCGCCCGCCGTGGCCGCCACGGACCCGGCCGACCGGTCGTGCGAGGCGCTGTCGCAGCTGGTGCCGGCCGACCCGAACCGCTCGTACGACATGCGTGCCGTGATCGAGGAGATCGTCGACGACGGCGATCTGTTCGAGGTGCACGCCAACTGGGCGACCAACATCATCTGCGGTCTGGCCCGGCTGGACGGGCACGTGGTGGGCATCGTCGCCAACCAGCCCGCCTCGCTCGCCGGGGTGCTGGACATCAACGCCTCGGAGAAGGCGGCGCGTTTCGTCCAGACCTGCGACGCGTTCAGCGTGCCGCTGGTGACCCTGGTGGACGTGCCGGGCTTCCTGCCGGGCAGCGACCAGGAGCACAGCGGTGTCATCCGGCACGGCGCGAAGCTGCTCTACGCGTACTGCGCGGCGACCGTGCCCCGGGTGCAGATGATCCTGCGCAAGGCGTACGGCGGCGCGTACATCGTCATGGACTCCCGCTCCATCGGCGCGGACCTGTCGTTCGCGTGGCCCACCAACGAGATCGCGGTGATGGGCGCCGAGGGCGCCGCCAACGTGGTCTTCCGCCGGGAGATCGCCGCCGCGGACGACCCGGAGGCGGCCCGCGCCCAGCGCGTCAAGCAGTACCGCCAGGAGCTCATGCACCCGTACTACGCCGCCGAGCGGGGCCTCGTCGACGACGTCATCGACCCGGCCACGACCCGGCAGGTGCTGGTGGACGCCCTGGAGGCACTGCGGGCCAAGCACGTGCCGCTGCCCGAACGCAAGCACGGCAACCCGCCGTTCTAG
- a CDS encoding acyl-CoA carboxylase epsilon subunit translates to MSERAEPHLRIVRGAPDSTELAAVLLVLLSTTRGRGDAGEQAAPRPGATWGPARGWRPPGTWTAV, encoded by the coding sequence ATGAGCGAGCGGGCCGAACCCCACCTGAGGATCGTGCGCGGCGCCCCGGACAGCACCGAACTCGCCGCCGTCCTCCTCGTGTTGCTCTCCACCACCCGGGGCCGGGGCGACGCCGGGGAGCAGGCCGCGCCCCGGCCCGGGGCCACCTGGGGTCCCGCGCGCGGCTGGCGCCCGCCGGGCACCTGGACCGCCGTGTGA
- a CDS encoding thioesterase II family protein, whose protein sequence is MNGTTTTVRAPSAWLRRFHPAEEAPVRLFCFPHAGGSASYYFPVSRALSPQADVVAVQYPGRQDRRHEAVVDDVRTLADRVFAELRPWCDRPVALFGHSLGATLAFEVALRLEAAGVTPAALFASGRRAPSLHREDERVHLAPDERLLATIKRMSGTDPAVLADDELLRAVLPAIRGDYKAAETYRYLPGPALACPVVVLNGESDPEVTEQEALGWAAHTKGPCSFRSFTGGHFYLNQHASEVIELVRQQLA, encoded by the coding sequence ATGAACGGTACGACCACCACCGTGCGGGCGCCCAGCGCCTGGCTGCGCCGCTTCCACCCCGCCGAGGAGGCCCCCGTACGGCTGTTCTGCTTCCCGCACGCGGGCGGCTCGGCCAGCTACTACTTCCCCGTGTCCCGGGCCCTGTCCCCGCAGGCCGACGTGGTGGCCGTGCAGTACCCGGGCCGCCAGGACCGCCGCCACGAGGCGGTCGTGGACGACGTACGGACGCTCGCGGACCGGGTGTTCGCGGAGCTGCGGCCGTGGTGCGACCGACCCGTCGCGCTGTTCGGCCACAGCCTGGGCGCGACCCTGGCCTTCGAGGTGGCGCTGCGGCTGGAGGCGGCCGGCGTGACGCCGGCGGCCCTGTTCGCCTCGGGGCGCCGGGCCCCCTCCCTGCACCGCGAGGACGAGCGGGTCCATCTCGCCCCGGACGAGCGGCTGCTGGCCACGATCAAGCGGATGAGCGGCACGGACCCGGCGGTCCTGGCCGACGACGAGCTGCTGCGGGCCGTGCTGCCGGCGATCCGCGGCGACTACAAGGCCGCGGAGACCTACCGCTACCTCCCCGGCCCCGCGCTGGCCTGCCCGGTCGTGGTGCTCAACGGGGAGAGCGACCCCGAGGTGACCGAGCAGGAGGCCCTTGGCTGGGCCGCTCACACCAAAGGCCCTTGCTCCTTCCGCTCGTTCACCGGCGGTCACTTCTATCTCAACCAGCACGCCTCCGAGGTGATCGAGCTGGTGCGGCAGCAGCTCGCCTGA
- the pqqB gene encoding pyrroloquinoline quinone biosynthesis protein PqqB, whose product MRAVLLGTAAGGGCPQWNCACPVCTSGAPARCQDGLAVGADGVGWYLVNASPDIRAQILAAPELAAGPGPRETPVRGVLLTDAELDHTLGLMMLREGAGLRVWAPKAVLEALDTGFPVRRILGGYGAGEWSEVVAGKEQEVGGLRVTAFAVGDKRPKYARSLPGVAGPWVVAYRFEDPATGGVLVYAPCLASWPPGFDEFTAGAGYVLLDGTFHSAREFGGATRAAGASGAQAAMGHLPVTGEGGSLAHIGRLRAERPGTRFAYTHLNNTNPMADPRSAAHREVCAAGAEIPADGTRIEL is encoded by the coding sequence ATGAGGGCCGTACTGCTCGGCACCGCCGCCGGAGGCGGCTGCCCCCAGTGGAACTGCGCCTGCCCGGTGTGCACGTCGGGAGCGCCCGCCCGGTGCCAGGACGGCCTCGCGGTCGGCGCCGACGGCGTCGGGTGGTACCTGGTCAACGCCTCGCCCGACATCCGTGCGCAGATCCTCGCCGCCCCCGAGCTGGCGGCCGGTCCCGGGCCGCGCGAGACACCGGTGCGCGGTGTGCTGCTCACGGACGCCGAACTCGACCACACGCTGGGCCTGATGATGCTCAGGGAAGGGGCCGGGCTGCGGGTGTGGGCGCCGAAGGCGGTGCTCGAGGCGCTGGACACGGGGTTCCCGGTGCGGAGGATCCTCGGCGGCTACGGCGCAGGAGAGTGGTCCGAGGTCGTCGCCGGCAAGGAGCAGGAGGTCGGCGGGCTGCGGGTGACCGCCTTCGCGGTCGGTGACAAACGCCCCAAGTACGCGCGCTCGCTGCCCGGGGTGGCCGGCCCCTGGGTGGTCGCCTACCGATTCGAGGACCCGGCCACGGGCGGGGTCCTCGTGTACGCGCCGTGCCTGGCCTCCTGGCCGCCCGGCTTCGACGAGTTCACCGCCGGGGCCGGATACGTCCTGCTCGACGGCACCTTCCATTCGGCCCGGGAGTTCGGCGGCGCCACGCGCGCGGCCGGGGCGAGCGGCGCGCAGGCCGCGATGGGACACCTGCCGGTGACCGGGGAGGGCGGGAGCCTGGCCCACATCGGGCGGCTGCGGGCGGAGCGGCCGGGCACGAGGTTCGCGTACACACACCTCAACAACACCAACCCGATGGCGGATCCGCGCTCCGCGGCCCACCGCGAGGTGTGCGCGGCGGGGGCGGAGATCCCGGCCGACGGGACGCGCATCGAGCTCTGA
- the pqqE gene encoding pyrroloquinoline quinone biosynthesis protein PqqE has protein sequence MDLTATRPQNAAPPLGLLAELTHRCPLHCAYCSNPLELIERERELSTEQWAEVFTQAREIGVLQVHLSGGEPLARRDLPELVSHVSGLGCYVNLVTSGLGLTEARLADLVERGLDNVQLSVQGADAARADRLAGAKAHHHKIAAAAMIRRQGLPLTVNAVLHRANHDQLAGFIDLATSMGADRLELANTQYYGWALRNREALMPTREQLAAAEPVVRAAMERLKGTMEIVYVLADYYEPYPKPCMHGWGAIQLTVAPDGTVLPCPAAGAITTLELDNVTERPLAEIWYESGSFNAYRGEEWMSDPCRSCDRRSLDHGGCRCQAFLLTGDAAATDPVCSRSGRRGTVDLMLAGVPATPPELVMRGPVAVRR, from the coding sequence ATGGATCTGACCGCCACCCGGCCGCAGAACGCGGCCCCGCCCCTCGGGCTGCTCGCCGAGCTCACCCACCGCTGTCCGCTGCACTGCGCGTACTGCTCCAACCCGCTGGAACTCATCGAGCGGGAGCGCGAGTTGAGCACCGAGCAGTGGGCTGAGGTGTTCACCCAGGCCCGCGAGATCGGTGTCCTCCAGGTGCACCTGTCCGGCGGCGAGCCGCTGGCCCGCCGCGACCTGCCCGAGCTCGTCTCGCACGTCAGCGGCCTCGGTTGCTACGTCAACCTCGTCACCAGCGGGCTCGGCCTCACCGAGGCGCGCCTCGCGGACCTGGTCGAGCGCGGGCTGGACAACGTACAGCTGTCGGTGCAGGGGGCCGACGCCGCACGCGCCGACCGGCTCGCGGGCGCCAAGGCCCACCACCACAAGATCGCCGCCGCGGCGATGATCCGCCGGCAGGGGCTGCCGCTCACCGTCAACGCCGTACTGCACCGCGCCAACCACGACCAGCTGGCAGGCTTCATCGACCTGGCGACAAGCATGGGCGCGGACCGGCTGGAGCTCGCCAACACCCAGTACTACGGCTGGGCGCTGCGCAACCGGGAGGCCCTGATGCCCACCCGTGAGCAGCTGGCCGCTGCCGAACCGGTCGTCCGGGCGGCGATGGAACGGCTGAAGGGCACGATGGAGATCGTGTACGTCCTCGCCGACTACTACGAGCCGTACCCCAAGCCGTGCATGCACGGGTGGGGGGCGATCCAGCTCACGGTCGCCCCCGACGGCACCGTGCTGCCCTGCCCTGCGGCGGGCGCGATCACCACCCTGGAACTCGACAACGTCACCGAGAGGCCGCTGGCCGAGATCTGGTACGAGTCCGGCTCCTTCAACGCCTATCGCGGCGAGGAGTGGATGTCCGACCCCTGCCGGAGCTGCGACCGGCGCTCCCTCGACCACGGCGGCTGCCGCTGCCAGGCCTTCCTGCTCACCGGGGACGCCGCGGCCACCGACCCGGTGTGCTCGCGATCCGGCCGGCGCGGCACCGTGGACCTGATGTTGGCGGGCGTCCCCGCGACACCCCCCGAGCTGGTGATGCGCGGACCGGTGGCGGTACGCCGATGA
- the pqqD gene encoding pyrroloquinoline quinone biosynthesis peptide chaperone PqqD, with the protein MDRPVLGRGVRLIYDRTRQTHVVLHPEGVLVPNGTAVSVLELCDGTTNVAQITAVLGARYAGVRETEVGTVLERLTEKGVVRWI; encoded by the coding sequence GTGGACAGGCCCGTGCTCGGCCGCGGAGTGCGGCTCATCTACGACAGGACGCGGCAGACGCATGTCGTGCTCCACCCGGAAGGGGTGCTCGTGCCCAACGGGACCGCCGTCTCGGTGCTCGAACTCTGCGACGGAACCACGAACGTCGCGCAGATCACGGCGGTGCTCGGCGCCAGGTACGCCGGAGTCCGCGAGACCGAGGTCGGCACCGTCCTGGAGCGGCTCACTGAGAAGGGCGTCGTGCGATGGATCTGA
- the pqqC gene encoding pyrroloquinoline-quinone synthase PqqC: MTATLDESEFISALRALSSSYWGSHPFHRRLHGGELDRRALRLWAANRWYYQRMLPQKDAAIISNCPLPEIRRVWVDRLAYHDGTAGDEGGIARWLRLCEAVGLSREEVLDERHVVPGVRFAVDAYVNFARTKPWAEAVASGLTEMFAGHLMSRRVADMLAHYDWIRPADLAYFTDRIEAVSGEGKGTLDIVVRHCTTREQQDAAVAALRFKCDLLWLMLDAVERATATGE; this comes from the coding sequence ATGACGGCAACACTGGACGAGTCCGAGTTCATCAGCGCCCTGCGCGCCCTGTCCTCCTCCTACTGGGGAAGCCATCCCTTCCACCGGCGGCTGCACGGCGGCGAGCTCGACCGGCGGGCGCTGCGGCTGTGGGCCGCCAACCGCTGGTACTACCAGCGGATGCTGCCGCAGAAGGACGCGGCGATCATCAGCAACTGCCCGCTCCCCGAGATCCGGCGGGTCTGGGTGGACCGGCTGGCCTACCACGACGGGACCGCCGGGGACGAGGGCGGCATCGCGCGCTGGCTGCGGCTGTGCGAGGCCGTGGGGCTCAGCCGCGAAGAGGTGCTCGACGAGCGGCACGTGGTCCCCGGCGTGCGCTTCGCGGTCGACGCGTACGTGAACTTCGCCCGGACCAAGCCGTGGGCCGAGGCCGTGGCCTCCGGGCTCACCGAGATGTTCGCCGGACACCTGATGAGCCGCAGGGTCGCCGACATGCTCGCCCACTACGACTGGATCCGCCCGGCGGACCTGGCCTACTTCACGGACCGCATCGAGGCCGTGTCCGGTGAGGGCAAGGGCACCTTGGACATCGTCGTCCGGCACTGCACGACACGGGAGCAGCAGGACGCGGCCGTCGCCGCGCTCCGCTTCAAGTGCGACCTGCTGTGGCTGATGCTGGACGCCGTCGAACGCGCCACCGCCACGGGCGAGTAG
- the pqqA gene encoding pyrroloquinoline quinone precursor peptide PqqA yields the protein MAEVTETPEAWTTPDFVAYETAFEVTAYAARLEK from the coding sequence ATGGCCGAGGTCACGGAGACCCCCGAGGCGTGGACCACCCCGGACTTCGTCGCGTACGAGACGGCTTTCGAGGTCACCGCGTACGCCGCGCGTCTGGAGAAGTGA
- a CDS encoding ion transporter: protein MPARRGRVKLAARCKEITETSAFGLAVFGVILLNAALMGVETYSGVAREYRPVLQAAEDGCLVVFTLEMLLRVGAHADRPKAFFRDPWNLFDLAVVASAFVPLVRENTTLLRLLRLARVLRTARFLPHLRILLIAVGRSLPGTASFLFVGALVLYVYAMVGWVCFAESDPQHYGSLGRAALTLFLLTTLDGLTDAVRAGLQISRLSIIYYASYALLASFVLVNVLIGVVLNSLDEAREIEAEAGRVPAPSHGGGGQDVMDSKNAEGVRERIATARRALDEIEAGLTTGELPPARQLEASHTGP, encoded by the coding sequence ATGCCGGCCCGACGCGGCCGCGTGAAACTGGCGGCCCGGTGCAAGGAGATCACGGAGACCTCCGCCTTCGGCCTGGCCGTGTTCGGAGTGATCCTGCTCAACGCGGCGCTGATGGGCGTGGAGACGTACAGCGGGGTGGCGCGGGAGTACCGGCCGGTGCTGCAGGCCGCGGAGGACGGCTGCCTGGTCGTGTTCACGCTGGAGATGCTGCTGCGGGTGGGCGCGCACGCCGACCGGCCGAAAGCATTCTTCCGGGACCCCTGGAACCTCTTCGACCTCGCGGTCGTGGCCTCCGCCTTCGTCCCCCTCGTACGCGAGAACACCACCCTGCTGCGGCTGCTGCGGCTGGCCCGGGTCCTGCGCACCGCGCGCTTCCTGCCGCATCTGCGCATCCTGCTGATCGCCGTGGGACGGAGCCTGCCGGGCACCGCCAGCTTCCTGTTCGTGGGCGCGCTGGTGCTGTACGTGTACGCCATGGTCGGCTGGGTCTGCTTCGCGGAGTCCGACCCGCAGCACTACGGCTCCCTGGGCCGCGCCGCGCTCACCCTGTTCCTGCTGACGACGCTCGACGGGCTCACCGACGCGGTGCGGGCCGGGCTGCAGATCTCCCGTCTCAGCATCATCTACTACGCCTCGTACGCCCTGCTCGCCTCCTTCGTGCTGGTGAACGTCCTGATCGGCGTCGTGCTGAACTCCCTGGACGAGGCGCGCGAGATCGAAGCGGAGGCGGGCCGGGTACCGGCCCCGTCCCATGGCGGGGGCGGGCAGGACGTCATGGACTCCAAGAACGCCGAGGGCGTCCGGGAGCGCATCGCCACCGCCCGCCGCGCGCTGGACGAGATCGAGGCCGGCCTCACCACGGGGGAGCTGCCCCCGGCGCGACAGCTGGAGGCCTCGCACACGGGGCCTTAG
- a CDS encoding trypsin-like serine peptidase has translation MFSKVHGRAIRATVLVGVLGALVLVGAGYLWELRGMAANRADGDAARGVYQQDPERADRTAGAVLDGIAREDPNPPADGKAFADGVASADWRSAGWQPSDPLEARPAPAEPAVGALFSPGTDGDPDHHCSAGVVHSPQGDLIVTAAHCVYTGGFRTNLAFAPGYRDGVAPYGIWVPTRIDVDPRWTEDQDPDHDVAFIRLRRPGYPGQRLEDVTGAATIAFRTELPVPARLVGYPNDSEEPLDCRNTARAAGPAQLRFDCADVPNGTSGGPVLTDGHTLIGVIGGRDGGGDEETSYSSYFGDAVRALYERATAS, from the coding sequence ATGTTCAGCAAGGTGCACGGGCGGGCCATACGGGCCACCGTGCTGGTCGGCGTCCTCGGCGCACTGGTCCTCGTGGGCGCGGGGTACCTGTGGGAGCTGCGCGGCATGGCCGCGAACCGCGCGGACGGCGACGCCGCGCGGGGCGTCTACCAGCAGGACCCCGAGCGTGCCGACCGGACGGCGGGCGCCGTGCTGGACGGGATCGCCCGCGAGGACCCGAACCCGCCGGCGGACGGCAAGGCCTTCGCCGACGGCGTCGCCTCGGCGGACTGGCGGTCCGCCGGGTGGCAGCCCTCCGACCCCCTGGAGGCCCGGCCCGCGCCGGCCGAGCCGGCGGTCGGGGCGCTCTTCTCCCCCGGCACCGACGGCGACCCCGACCACCACTGCTCGGCGGGCGTGGTCCACTCCCCCCAGGGCGACCTGATCGTCACCGCCGCCCACTGCGTGTACACCGGCGGCTTCCGCACCAACCTGGCCTTCGCCCCCGGCTACCGGGACGGCGTGGCTCCGTACGGGATCTGGGTGCCCACCCGGATCGACGTGGACCCGCGCTGGACCGAGGACCAGGACCCCGACCACGACGTCGCCTTCATCCGGCTGCGCCGCCCCGGCTACCCGGGCCAGCGGCTGGAGGACGTCACCGGAGCCGCGACGATCGCCTTCCGGACCGAACTGCCCGTGCCCGCAAGGCTCGTGGGCTACCCCAACGACTCCGAGGAGCCGCTGGACTGCCGCAACACCGCCCGCGCCGCGGGCCCGGCGCAGCTGCGCTTCGACTGCGCGGACGTGCCGAACGGCACCAGCGGCGGCCCGGTGCTGACCGACGGGCACACGCTGATCGGGGTGATCGGCGGCCGCGACGGCGGGGGCGACGAGGAGACCTCGTACAGCAGCTACTTCGGTGACGCCGTCCGGGCCCTGTACGAGCGCGCCACGGCGTCCTAG